The proteins below come from a single Nocardioides eburneiflavus genomic window:
- a CDS encoding AI-2E family transporter, translating to MASGASGDDRSGDTGTTSTTAALRDAAGTPDHLPADIPQALEEVVEQVTGDADRAEAAAESAEESARSAAVIAEQIDDATDLVVDEAAPAPYVPTEPAPAPLLLRHSPFNIGFFGALGALIAIFLSQQLLSISSVLILLVMSMFLAVGLNPVVESFMRRGMRRGLAVLLVLVVVIGVLSLFVVAIAPVISDQIAAITRNAPGWLDDLQSNAQVQSLDDKFDVIAKARDYIENGDFGQKVFGGALGVGLRVLSALANSFIVVVLMIYFLASLPSIKHAAYSLAPASKRPRVSDLGDKIIRSTGAYVAGAFLVALCAGVSTLVFSFIVGLGDYAFALAFVVGLFSLIPVVGAFVSGALMTLLALTVSPTVALVALVYYIAYQQVESYLIYPRIMKKSVDIPGSVTVVAALVGGSLLGIIGALLAVPVAAALLLLHREVFLKRQDAR from the coding sequence GTGGCCTCCGGTGCCTCCGGCGACGACCGGTCCGGTGACACCGGGACCACCAGCACGACGGCGGCCCTGCGCGACGCCGCCGGGACCCCCGACCACCTCCCCGCCGACATCCCGCAGGCGCTCGAGGAGGTCGTCGAGCAGGTCACCGGCGACGCCGACCGGGCCGAGGCGGCGGCCGAGTCCGCGGAGGAGTCGGCGCGATCGGCCGCCGTCATCGCCGAGCAGATCGACGATGCCACCGACCTCGTGGTCGACGAGGCCGCCCCGGCACCGTACGTGCCGACCGAGCCGGCACCCGCACCCCTGCTGCTGCGCCACTCCCCCTTCAACATCGGGTTCTTCGGCGCCCTGGGCGCACTGATCGCGATCTTCCTGAGCCAGCAGCTGCTGAGCATCTCCTCGGTGCTGATCCTGCTGGTGATGTCGATGTTCCTCGCGGTCGGCCTCAACCCGGTCGTGGAGTCCTTCATGCGCCGCGGCATGCGTCGCGGGCTCGCCGTGCTCCTCGTCCTCGTCGTCGTGATCGGCGTGCTCTCGCTCTTCGTCGTCGCCATCGCCCCGGTGATCAGCGACCAGATCGCCGCCATCACCCGCAACGCCCCCGGTTGGCTCGACGACCTCCAGAGCAACGCGCAGGTGCAGAGCCTCGACGACAAGTTCGACGTCATCGCCAAGGCCCGCGACTACATCGAGAACGGCGACTTCGGGCAGAAGGTCTTCGGCGGGGCGCTGGGCGTCGGCCTCCGGGTGCTGTCGGCGTTGGCCAACAGCTTCATCGTGGTCGTGCTGATGATCTACTTCCTCGCCTCGCTGCCGAGCATCAAGCACGCCGCCTACTCCCTCGCCCCCGCCTCGAAGCGGCCCCGGGTCAGCGACCTGGGCGACAAGATCATCCGCTCCACGGGCGCCTACGTCGCCGGTGCGTTCCTCGTCGCCCTGTGCGCCGGGGTGAGCACGCTGGTGTTCTCGTTCATCGTCGGGCTCGGCGACTACGCCTTCGCCCTCGCCTTCGTCGTGGGACTGTTCTCGCTCATCCCGGTCGTCGGCGCGTTCGTCTCCGGGGCACTCATGACGCTCCTCGCCCTGACGGTCTCTCCGACCGTCGCCCTCGTGGCGCTGGTCTACTACATCGCCTACCAGCAGGTGGAGTCCTACCTCATCTACCCGCGCATCATGAAGAAGTCGGTGGACATCCCGGGGTCGGTCACCGTGGTCGCGGCACTCGTGGGCGGCTCGCTGCTCGGGATCATCGGCGCCCTGCTCGCCGTACCGGTCGCAGCAGCCCTGCTGCTGTTGCACCGCGAGGTGTTCCTCAAGCGACAGGACGCCCGCTGA
- a CDS encoding EamA family transporter, producing MTVTLLNHDTRSSRTAAGLALAVASATSFGLSGALARGLLDTGWSAGAAVTVRVLLAAAVLAAPGALALRGRWHLLRDNAGLVAVYGVAAVAGAQLCYFYAVTYMQVSVALLLEYTAPVAVVVWLWLRHGHRPSGLTALGGLLALGGLTLVLDVVPGVELSTAGVLWALGAMVGAATYFVISADESNGLPGISLAAGGLVVGATALAVAGGTGVLPLDWSTDDAVYDGFAVPWWVAVLALGLVTAAVAYVTGIAAGRRLGSRLASFVALGEVLAAVLWTWALLGELPRPVQLAGGLLVLAGVVVVKLGEGRAPLVVEPVPVAGPGLEPAEGSFSGRPVA from the coding sequence ATGACCGTGACGCTTTTGAATCATGACACCCGTTCGTCACGGACCGCCGCGGGCCTGGCGCTGGCGGTGGCCTCTGCGACGTCGTTCGGACTGTCCGGTGCCCTCGCCCGCGGGCTGCTCGACACGGGCTGGAGTGCCGGTGCGGCGGTGACCGTACGGGTGCTCCTCGCGGCAGCCGTCCTCGCGGCCCCGGGTGCGCTGGCGCTCCGCGGCCGCTGGCACCTGCTGCGCGACAACGCCGGGCTGGTCGCCGTCTACGGCGTCGCAGCCGTCGCGGGCGCCCAGCTGTGCTACTTCTACGCCGTGACCTACATGCAGGTCAGCGTCGCGCTGCTGCTGGAGTACACCGCACCCGTCGCCGTCGTGGTGTGGCTCTGGCTGCGGCACGGCCATCGTCCCTCAGGACTCACGGCGCTGGGTGGGCTGCTCGCACTGGGCGGGCTCACGCTGGTGCTCGACGTGGTGCCGGGCGTCGAGCTCAGCACGGCCGGCGTGCTCTGGGCACTCGGCGCGATGGTGGGCGCGGCGACCTACTTCGTGATCTCCGCCGACGAGAGCAACGGCCTTCCCGGCATCAGCCTCGCGGCCGGCGGCCTGGTGGTGGGAGCCACCGCCCTGGCGGTGGCCGGCGGCACCGGCGTGCTGCCCCTCGACTGGTCCACCGACGACGCCGTCTACGACGGGTTCGCGGTGCCGTGGTGGGTCGCGGTCCTCGCGCTCGGCCTCGTGACGGCGGCCGTCGCCTACGTCACCGGGATCGCGGCGGGCCGCCGGCTGGGCAGCCGGCTGGCGTCGTTCGTCGCCCTGGGCGAGGTGCTCGCGGCCGTCCTGTGGACGTGGGCCCTCCTCGGCGAGCTGCCGCGACCGGTCCAGCTGGCCGGCGGGCTGCTCGTGCTCGCCGGCGTGGTCGTGGTGAAGCTGGGCGAGGGTCGCGCGCCGCTCGTGGTCGAGCCCGTGCCCGTGGCCGGGCCCGGGCTCGAGCCCGCGGAGGGGTCGTTCAGCGGGCGTCCTGTCGCTTGA
- a CDS encoding alpha/beta fold hydrolase produces MSLHRTELGESGQRVVFCHGLFGQGKNWTQAGKALSADHRVLLLDMPNHGRSPWTETFDYLELADLVAAELGDEPVALVGHSMGGKIAMCLALRHPHLVERLAVVDVAPVAYESGREFVGYIDTMRSLDLASLERRDQAEAALHDAVPNRVVRSFLLQNLRRGDDGWHWQVNLDLLGEHMPDLVGWPGDQVGDATYHGPVLWVGGARSDYISDEHAVEMDRRFPRNRRVLIKDAGHWVHSEQPEVFLEVVRRFLA; encoded by the coding sequence GTGAGCCTGCACCGCACCGAGCTCGGCGAGTCCGGGCAGCGCGTCGTCTTCTGCCACGGACTCTTCGGCCAGGGCAAGAACTGGACGCAGGCAGGCAAGGCGCTCAGCGCCGACCACCGCGTGCTGCTCCTCGACATGCCCAACCACGGCCGGTCGCCGTGGACCGAGACCTTCGACTACCTCGAGCTGGCCGACCTGGTCGCAGCTGAGCTGGGCGACGAGCCCGTCGCCCTCGTCGGCCACTCCATGGGCGGCAAGATCGCGATGTGCCTGGCCCTGCGGCATCCCCACCTCGTCGAGCGGCTCGCCGTCGTCGACGTCGCCCCCGTGGCGTACGAGAGCGGGCGCGAGTTCGTCGGTTACATCGACACCATGCGGTCCCTCGACCTCGCGTCGCTGGAGCGGCGCGACCAGGCCGAGGCCGCGCTGCACGACGCGGTGCCGAACCGGGTGGTGCGCAGCTTCCTCCTGCAGAACCTGCGCCGCGGGGACGACGGCTGGCACTGGCAGGTCAACCTCGACCTGCTGGGGGAGCACATGCCCGACCTCGTGGGCTGGCCCGGCGACCAGGTCGGCGACGCGACCTACCACGGCCCGGTGCTGTGGGTCGGCGGCGCCCGCTCCGACTACATCTCCGACGAGCACGCGGTCGAGATGGACCGCAGGTTCCCGCGCAACCGGCGGGTCCTCATCAAGGACGCCGGCCACTGGGTGCACTCGGAGCAGCCGGAGGTCTTCCTCGAGGTGGTGCGACGCTTCCTGGCCTGA
- a CDS encoding LuxR C-terminal-related transcriptional regulator, which translates to MLSPCLGRDDVRRALHEALEESRWVSVVGPPGSGKTLLVRHVAAETAATSTDGSAGAALAWVDARTLHSLDDVLAAALEGLGSETAPGDSLVGAVGRALDGRDCLLVLDGLDLDATGAGPVLQTMLESTTDARVVVTALTTAGEPLETVVRVGPLPVPAQRAPLEGPAVDLFLRRIRAAGGQQVDLAVQAHEVRRLLGATGGLPLLIEQVAVQSALVGLANAMSTVSLDQAVDSAHDLLDEASATALRRIGLLDFRIGLGVLARVLDVPASEAAEIAGNLVRRSLLEVDGRGQFDMLSPIRGRARALARPEDREAVASGLLTWAQAHAPAHDNYGAADAEWLRDLPAMRHAVLTACADPATRAEGYSVANRIFSSLYTSMRAREAVEILEGALAFGDGPPTLGAQIARRAGIAASEMRGTYEGLWLLDRADQHASSAPCPEEQLAKTASIRAEMHLDAGDLASAEAEARRALSLDPEGSISRQATRTLADVYASQGRFAEATQAAADAMPARTTGDERWIDLSLRTVLARIALEQGRTAEAIAGTRAVVVEARDLAEDRVGLLAETLLRALDPTYEPTEVVRETLPWAVRLPVLAQDGRDLLLRGESRQAAGLAADVVALADSARLGRDGVEARLLLGRALLDLGDLDQATTTYLTALEHCRSMRLPLRAADVLDGLAAVARARELPEARSLAAAAFALRTPRMAVRWGYSAVDDIVPASRPPEGWIEGSDLSARAVPLVTAVFHRPTSAQPSVLDALTAAERQVAERVAHGLTSRQIAEELFVSPRTVDAHLTHIYRKLDINTRARLAALVVDSR; encoded by the coding sequence GTGCTGTCTCCCTGTCTCGGTCGTGACGACGTACGTCGCGCGTTGCACGAGGCGCTCGAGGAGTCCCGCTGGGTGAGCGTCGTCGGCCCGCCCGGCAGCGGCAAGACCCTGCTGGTGCGCCACGTCGCCGCGGAGACGGCTGCCACCTCGACCGACGGGTCGGCGGGTGCGGCCCTCGCCTGGGTGGACGCGCGCACGCTCCACAGCCTCGACGACGTGCTGGCGGCCGCGCTCGAGGGTCTCGGGTCCGAGACGGCGCCCGGCGACTCCCTCGTCGGGGCGGTCGGCCGCGCCCTCGACGGACGCGACTGCCTCCTCGTCCTCGACGGGCTGGACCTCGACGCCACGGGCGCCGGGCCGGTGCTCCAGACGATGCTGGAGAGCACCACGGACGCCCGCGTCGTGGTGACCGCGCTGACCACGGCTGGCGAGCCGCTCGAGACCGTCGTGCGCGTCGGGCCGCTCCCGGTGCCGGCCCAGCGGGCGCCGCTGGAGGGGCCCGCGGTCGACCTGTTCCTGCGCCGCATCCGCGCTGCGGGCGGTCAGCAGGTCGACCTCGCCGTGCAGGCCCACGAGGTCCGCCGCCTGCTGGGCGCGACCGGCGGCCTGCCGCTGCTGATCGAGCAGGTGGCGGTGCAGTCCGCGCTCGTCGGGCTGGCCAACGCGATGTCGACGGTCAGCCTCGACCAGGCGGTCGACTCCGCGCACGACCTGCTCGACGAGGCGAGCGCGACCGCGCTGCGCCGCATCGGCCTGCTGGACTTCCGGATCGGCCTCGGGGTGCTCGCCCGGGTGCTGGACGTCCCGGCGTCCGAGGCGGCCGAGATCGCGGGCAACCTCGTGCGCCGGAGCCTCCTCGAGGTCGACGGCCGGGGCCAGTTCGACATGCTCTCCCCGATCCGCGGCCGGGCACGCGCGCTGGCGCGACCGGAGGACCGCGAGGCCGTCGCCTCGGGCCTGCTGACGTGGGCGCAGGCCCACGCGCCGGCCCACGACAACTACGGCGCCGCCGACGCCGAGTGGCTGCGCGACCTGCCCGCGATGCGCCACGCGGTGTTGACCGCCTGCGCCGACCCGGCGACGCGGGCCGAGGGCTACTCCGTGGCCAATCGCATCTTCTCCTCGCTCTACACCTCGATGCGCGCCCGCGAGGCCGTCGAGATCCTCGAGGGCGCGCTCGCCTTCGGGGACGGCCCGCCCACCCTCGGCGCACAGATCGCGCGACGCGCCGGGATTGCCGCGTCGGAGATGCGTGGCACCTACGAGGGACTCTGGCTGCTCGACCGCGCCGACCAGCACGCCTCGTCGGCACCGTGCCCCGAGGAGCAGCTCGCCAAGACCGCCTCGATCCGCGCCGAGATGCACCTCGACGCGGGCGACCTCGCCAGCGCGGAGGCAGAGGCCAGGCGCGCGCTCAGCCTCGACCCCGAGGGTTCGATCAGCCGACAGGCCACCCGCACGCTCGCCGACGTGTACGCCTCGCAGGGCCGCTTCGCCGAGGCCACGCAGGCGGCGGCCGACGCCATGCCTGCCCGCACCACGGGTGACGAGCGCTGGATCGACCTCTCGCTCCGGACCGTCCTCGCCCGCATCGCGCTCGAGCAGGGGCGCACCGCAGAGGCCATCGCCGGCACGCGGGCCGTGGTGGTGGAGGCGCGCGACCTGGCCGAGGACCGCGTCGGCCTGCTTGCCGAGACGCTCCTGCGGGCCCTCGACCCCACCTACGAGCCGACGGAGGTCGTGCGGGAGACCCTCCCGTGGGCCGTACGCCTCCCGGTGCTGGCCCAGGACGGCCGCGACCTGCTGCTGAGGGGCGAGTCCCGGCAGGCGGCCGGGCTCGCCGCCGACGTCGTCGCCCTCGCCGACTCCGCGCGGCTCGGCCGCGACGGCGTCGAGGCACGCCTCCTGCTCGGGCGCGCGCTGCTCGACCTCGGCGACCTCGACCAGGCGACGACGACCTACCTGACCGCGCTGGAGCACTGCCGCTCGATGCGGCTCCCGCTCCGGGCCGCCGACGTCCTCGACGGCCTCGCCGCGGTGGCGCGGGCGCGCGAGCTGCCGGAGGCACGATCGCTCGCCGCGGCCGCCTTCGCCCTCCGTACGCCACGGATGGCCGTGCGCTGGGGCTACTCCGCCGTCGACGACATCGTCCCGGCGAGCCGGCCGCCGGAGGGCTGGATCGAGGGGAGCGACCTCTCCGCGAGAGCCGTCCCGCTCGTCACCGCGGTGTTCCACCGCCCCACCTCCGCGCAGCCGTCCGTCCTCGACGCGCTCACCGCGGCCGAGCGCCAGGTCGCCGAGCGGGTGGCGCACGGGCTCACCAGCCGGCAGATCGCCGAGGAGCTCTTCGTCTCCCCTCGCACGGTGGACGCGCATCTCACCCACATCTACCGCAAGCTGGACATCAACACGCGTGCCCGTCTGGCCGCGCTGGTCGTCGACAGCCGCTGA
- a CDS encoding CGNR zinc finger domain-containing protein — protein sequence MLFTDDTDAALQAAVALVNSTDEPGDPLGSVDDLSAFLATWSYTGRHDATPQELEAVRRLRPSLKALLLAERDEAAQMVNAMLARARALPQLQRHDQWDWHLHAVDPYRPLDERVVVETAMAMVDVIRADEMSRLARCAADDCDDVVLDLSRNRSRRYCSTTCGNREAVAAYRARQRA from the coding sequence ATGCTTTTCACGGATGACACCGACGCCGCGCTGCAGGCCGCGGTCGCCCTCGTCAACTCCACCGACGAGCCCGGCGACCCGCTCGGCTCGGTCGACGACCTGTCAGCCTTCCTCGCCACCTGGTCCTACACCGGTCGCCACGACGCCACCCCGCAGGAGCTCGAGGCCGTACGCCGGCTCCGCCCGTCGCTGAAGGCGTTGCTGCTGGCCGAGCGCGACGAGGCCGCCCAGATGGTCAACGCGATGCTCGCGCGGGCCAGGGCGCTCCCCCAGCTCCAGCGCCACGACCAGTGGGACTGGCACCTGCACGCCGTCGACCCCTACCGCCCGCTGGACGAGCGCGTCGTGGTGGAGACCGCGATGGCGATGGTCGACGTGATCCGCGCCGACGAGATGTCACGGCTCGCGCGGTGCGCAGCCGACGACTGCGACGACGTGGTGCTCGACCTCTCGCGCAACCGCTCGCGCCGTTACTGCTCGACCACCTGCGGCAACCGCGAGGCCGTCGCTGCCTACCGCGCCCGCCAGCGGGCCTGA